One window of the Carnobacterium maltaromaticum DSM 20342 genome contains the following:
- a CDS encoding DMT family transporter, whose amino-acid sequence MGFISLVVAGFCELGFVVLLKKSEGFRLKSYGILSMIVMGMSLYLLSIASKTIPIGTAYAIWAGIGASASVLWGMIFFGESRSFKKIIFVTLIIIGVVGLKLTSH is encoded by the coding sequence ATGGGATTCATTAGTTTGGTTGTGGCTGGTTTTTGTGAGTTGGGTTTCGTAGTCTTATTAAAGAAATCAGAAGGCTTTAGATTGAAATCTTATGGTATTTTATCCATGATTGTTATGGGGATGAGTTTATATTTGTTATCAATTGCTTCTAAAACAATCCCAATTGGTACGGCATATGCTATTTGGGCAGGAATTGGTGCCTCAGCGAGTGTCTTGTGGGGGATGATTTTCTTTGGTGAAAGCCGGAGCTTCAAAAAAATTATTTTTGTTACGCTGATTATTATCGGTGTAGTTGGCTTAAAATTGACCTCGCATTAG
- a CDS encoding DMT family transporter, whose amino-acid sequence MEWIYLIAAGICEIIWAYYLDASYGFSKLIPSIIAIVFIVISFIFLEKAMKKLGVGVAYAVFTGIGTAGTAIMGMLFLGESVSLLKITALSLLLVGILGLKLSEGGEA is encoded by the coding sequence ATGGAATGGATATATTTAATAGCTGCAGGGATTTGTGAGATTATTTGGGCGTATTATCTAGATGCTTCTTATGGTTTTTCAAAACTAATTCCTAGTATAATTGCGATTGTCTTTATTGTTATTAGTTTTATTTTTTTAGAAAAAGCTATGAAAAAATTAGGTGTAGGAGTTGCTTACGCAGTCTTCACGGGAATTGGCACAGCTGGTACAGCAATTATGGGAATGCTATTTTTAGGTGAATCCGTAAGTTTGTTGAAAATTACCGCCTTGTCTCTATTATTAGTTGGAATATTAGGTTTGAAATTAAGTGAAGGAGGAGAAGCATAA